CTTTTTATTGGTCAAATTTTGAGTTTATCTCTTCCCCAAGCTGGTGGAAAGTTGACGTTGTTTTTTCATCAAGCATATaaaacacaaacacaacaaGTATACAATAGACACATGCTTTTCTaccttttttttctatttttatctctCTAAAAATTTCACCATAGATATAGAAAGCTTGCTCTCTGAATACAGAGACAGAGGGAAGCAAATTAGAAAAAGCAATTCCACAAACTAAAAGAGAGACAGAAGACTCAAATAATTGGCGTGCTTTATAATTGGCTTAACCAAAGTTTAAGTCTTTACTCCATTTCTCTTCTTCCATGGCTTAAAAACATGATTCACTTCCTCAAGGTCTGTCTTTTTCATATCTGATCAAAAGGGCTTCGAGTTTGGCCTTGGATCTCAGGGAATCCCAAGAAAGTTTGGATTTTTAGATTAGTTTTAGGGgtttgttgtctttgattatgtGGATGGCTACTCGATCTAGTTCTGGGTTCGGTCATGAGGGTTCCTCTTTGAGTTCTATAAATTTCCAGACGAATACTTCTTCTTCAGAGATGGGTCCTTACTTTGGTCGAAGTGGTGGCTTGTTGGGGATGAATATGATGAGCAATAATGCTAACTCTGGGCTTGTTCAAAATGGGTATTCGTCAAATTCTTCTCTTGATTCGGTTTCTGGGCTCAAGGTAGATGCTCCCTTGGCTAGTGAATGGTCAACTGAAGAACAACTCAGACTGGAGGTTGGCCTTGAGAAGTGAGTGtttatcttctttctttctatcaatTGAGTCTTTCTTTTGTTTGAGGTTGATATGACTGGAGGAGATGATTCTGTTTTTTTGCAGGTATAAGGATAAGCCAAGTATCATGAAGTATATTAAAATTGCAGCCACTTTACCTGACAAAACTGTTCGAGATGTTGCTTTGCGCTGTAGATGGATGACGGTAAACCTCTCCTATCTCCCAGTTTTGTAACCATTTTGCAGTCATATAGTTATATGTAATATCAAAGAAACAGTGTTGAGTTTGCATTACCTCTTTGCATGTCCTACTAACTTGTTTTGGACTACACTCCTGTTAAGTCTTATGTTGCATTACTTTAGGGAGCATTacagttttagtttttggggtttagagttttgtGCAAAATTTTCTGCTTTCTTAATTTTTGGCTTCTGTCTTTATCCAACTAATATACCTGACACTGTTTTaaacagagaaagagaagaaaagccGAAGAACAAAACTGTGGAAAAAGATTCAGTTATAGCAAGGTAATGTTgtcgatttttgttttttgtttttcccTATGAGATCAACTTAAGATTGAAAGTTTGAGTTGTTTGATCCTAAGGTGCCTCTTTTATAAggaagtttctaaaaaaaattatatttcttcAGGACAAGCAGGTGGAATTGACTTCGAGCATACCTTCTGTTTCCCCTTCTAGCATGGCTTCGTACCCTTTCTTAATGCCCTCTACAACCTCCTCAGGTAAACATATTATATGTGAAGCGTTAGCATCTCTCTTTATCTGAGAAACTTTTCTCTCATCCTCTTACCATTTAAAGATGTTTCCTCTTAACTTATCTTTCACATGTTGTTTAGTTGcagtaatcttttttttgtcttcattttTTTCACTGATTTCTTTTCCTCTGTCTCAGATTTAAGTGGCAATGCATTCAGTCTCTTAGACCAAAATGTAAGAGCATTTAGTCAAATCAGAGCTAATCTCTCCTCCTACAAGGTAAGTTTCTAGTTTACCTGGTTTAAAAGAATGCAAAATGGCATTCTTGCTAAAAATTGGTCTTTCCTGGTGACTATGAACAGGCACATGATAACGTAGATCTCTTCTATCAGGCAAGGAacaaccttatcaggatccaaAATGAGTAAGTTATTACTCTCTTCAAGATTTTCTGTA
This Brassica napus cultivar Da-Ae chromosome C6, Da-Ae, whole genome shotgun sequence DNA region includes the following protein-coding sequences:
- the LOC111211359 gene encoding uncharacterized protein LOC111211359 produces the protein MWMATRSSSGFGHEGSSLSSINFQTNTSSSEMGPYFGRSGGLLGMNMMSNNANSGLVQNGYSSNSSLDSVSGLKVDAPLASEWSTEEQLRLEVGLEKYKDKPSIMKYIKIAATLPDKTVRDVALRCRWMTRKRRKAEEQNCGKRFSYSKDKQVELTSSIPSVSPSSMASYPFLMPSTTSSDLSGNAFSLLDQNVRAFSQIRANLSSYKAHDNVDLFYQARNNLIRIQNDMNNMPGLMSQMPPLSVAIDDDLSAILFSNSTSAVPFNSMQNGGFHMKQEPFG